From Juglans regia cultivar Chandler chromosome 8, Walnut 2.0, whole genome shotgun sequence, the proteins below share one genomic window:
- the LOC109013950 gene encoding uncharacterized protein At1g76070-like, translating into MEKQAKPKNKILKFLPRAASAVVVSFQNPPFSPSRDKIRLSEIYTSKLKAAHHHAGRGFSGPIISIIPHEARRKPKNGETTTFETQEPTSPKVSCMGQIKHKKTIKKAKLIASLPRDHQLKAAVSSSSPRDLKKHASAIRRIFSTSAKTGRNSDASAADQKPAHDRAPSLSQMKRFSSRRDSLPDFEWTAQIMPIDKVDHRNYYSDEEREQEEDQEEEEDQVIIPFSAPIMMVGGGVPLQPRKEINLWKRRTMAPPIPLELSLVRAN; encoded by the coding sequence ATGGAGAAACAGGCTAAACCAAAGAACAAGATCTTGAAATTTCTACCGAGAGCAGCTTCAGCTGTAGTAGTCTCCTTCCAAAACCCTCCATTCAGCCCAAGTAGAGATAAGATCAGATTATCGGAGATATATACAAGCAAGCTTAAAGCTGCTCATCATCATGCCGGCAGAGGATTCTCGGGTCCTATCATATCAATAATTCCTCATGAAGCTCGAAGGAAGCCCAAGAATGGAGAAACGACGACGTTTGAAACACAAGAACCCACTTCACCGAAAGTCTCGTGCATGGGCCAAATCAAGCACAAGAAAACCATCAAGAAAGCTAAGCTAATTGCCTCGCTCCCTAGAGATCATCAACTGAAGGCAGCCGTGTCGTCGTCTTCTCCTCGTGACCTAAAGAAACATGCCTCGGCGATTCGGAGGATCTTTAGTACCAGTGCAAAAACCGGTAGGAACTCGGATGCTTCTGCTGCTGATCAGAAGCCTGCTCACGATAGAGCGCCTTCTTTGAGTCAAATGAAGAGGTTCTCGAGTAGACGTGATTCGTTGCCTGATTTTGAATGGACGGCTCAGATTATGCCGATAGACAAGGTTGATCACCGGAACTATTACTCGGATGAAGAAAGAGAGCAAGAAGAAGAtcaggaggaagaagaagatcaggTCATAATTCCTTTCTCTGCACCTATAATGATGGTAGGTGGAGGAGTGCCTTTGCAgccaagaaaagaaattaaccTGTGGAAGAGAAGAACCATGGCTCCACCTATACCTCTCGAATTAAGTTTGGTCAGGgcaaattga